One Kitasatospora sp. NBC_01287 DNA window includes the following coding sequences:
- a CDS encoding GNAT family N-acetyltransferase codes for MDILIRAATEADLDPAGAITVEAFVGDGHTSAASPYVEQLADTRRRATEAELLVAVDPADLSAGPTGRVLGCVTFAVGGTPWADIATPEEGEIRMLAAAASARGRGVGEALVRACVERSRALGLSGMAFSTRPAMTAAHRIYERVGFRRTPERDWYPRPEIELWVYAMPLLP; via the coding sequence ATGGACATCCTCATCCGCGCCGCGACCGAAGCAGATCTCGACCCCGCGGGCGCGATAACCGTCGAGGCCTTCGTCGGCGATGGCCACACCTCCGCCGCCAGCCCCTACGTCGAGCAGCTCGCCGACACCCGCCGCCGGGCCACCGAGGCCGAACTACTGGTCGCCGTCGACCCGGCCGACCTCTCCGCCGGCCCGACCGGCCGGGTGCTGGGCTGCGTCACCTTCGCCGTCGGCGGCACCCCGTGGGCCGACATCGCCACCCCCGAGGAGGGCGAGATCCGGATGCTCGCCGCCGCCGCGAGCGCCCGCGGCCGCGGCGTCGGTGAGGCCCTGGTCCGCGCCTGCGTCGAACGCAGCCGCGCCCTGGGCCTGTCCGGCATGGCCTTCTCCACCCGCCCGGCCATGACGGCCGCGCACCGGATCTACGAGCGCGTCGGCTTCCGCCGCACCCCGGAGCGCGACTGGTACCCGCGACCCGAGATCGAGCTGTGGGTGTACGCGATGCCCCTGCTGCCCTGA
- a CDS encoding ricin-type beta-trefoil lectin domain protein, which yields MPSARRALGRLATTCALLALPLAGAAAPAVASARPATPAAAPASASASESAVPQLLAATPPMGWNDWAHYQCGISESTITANADALVSSGLAAKGYTTVTVDDCWMSSSRDSAGNLVADPAEFPHGMAWLGSYLHSRGLKFGIYEDAGSSTCGGYPGSGLPQGGGADHFAQDAASFASWGVDYLKLDGCNVWTAPGQTQEQAYRQAYDAQAAALRGSGRAITFSESAPAYFQSGEWGNPSWFSVLGWVGQDGQLWREGYDIATYDASNPSASRWSSVLSNYGYNRWIGRYAKPGNWNDPDFLIAGDGGLSDDESRSQVALWSMMAAPMILSSDVAHLTPAALAALGNTDLVALDQDSAGEQAAVVSTNGSTDVLARPLANGDRAVAVLNRTGSARSISTALASVGLPGCTVSAKNLWTGASSTTSSNLTATVPAHGTAIWRLTPQGCAAPVPTGQLTGNGAKCVDDSNSSTTNGNPVILYGCTGNANQRWTLNSDGTVRTLGNCLTAAGGSAGAAVTLNDCGASGQQWTANGDGTLTAAGSGLCLDVTGGGTADGTELDVWTCGDHQANQAWSLPV from the coding sequence ATGCCCTCGGCACGCCGTGCCCTCGGCCGACTCGCCACCACCTGCGCCCTGCTCGCCCTCCCGCTGGCCGGCGCCGCCGCCCCGGCCGTGGCCTCAGCACGTCCGGCCACGCCCGCAGCCGCTCCCGCGTCCGCGTCCGCGTCCGAATCCGCCGTACCGCAACTGCTCGCCGCCACACCACCGATGGGCTGGAACGACTGGGCGCACTACCAGTGCGGCATCAGCGAATCGACCATCACCGCCAACGCCGACGCCCTGGTCAGCAGCGGCCTGGCCGCCAAGGGCTACACCACCGTGACGGTGGACGACTGCTGGATGTCGAGCAGCCGCGACAGCGCCGGCAACCTGGTCGCCGACCCGGCCGAGTTCCCCCACGGGATGGCCTGGCTGGGCAGCTACCTGCACAGCCGGGGCCTGAAGTTCGGCATCTACGAGGACGCCGGCTCCAGCACCTGCGGCGGCTACCCCGGCAGCGGCCTCCCGCAGGGCGGCGGCGCGGACCACTTCGCCCAGGACGCCGCCTCGTTCGCGTCCTGGGGCGTGGACTACCTCAAGCTGGACGGCTGCAACGTCTGGACGGCACCCGGCCAGACCCAGGAGCAGGCCTACCGCCAGGCCTACGACGCCCAGGCGGCCGCCCTGCGCGGCAGCGGCCGGGCGATCACCTTCTCGGAGTCCGCCCCCGCCTACTTCCAGAGCGGCGAGTGGGGCAACCCGAGCTGGTTCTCGGTGCTGGGCTGGGTCGGCCAGGACGGCCAGCTCTGGCGCGAGGGCTACGACATCGCCACCTACGACGCGAGCAACCCGAGCGCCTCGCGCTGGAGTTCGGTGCTCTCCAACTACGGCTACAACCGCTGGATCGGCCGCTACGCGAAGCCGGGCAACTGGAACGACCCGGACTTCCTGATCGCCGGGGACGGCGGGCTGAGCGACGACGAGTCGCGCAGCCAGGTCGCGCTCTGGTCGATGATGGCCGCGCCGATGATCCTCTCCTCCGACGTCGCCCACCTGACTCCCGCCGCGCTCGCCGCGCTCGGCAACACCGACCTGGTCGCGCTCGACCAGGACAGCGCGGGCGAGCAGGCGGCCGTGGTCTCGACCAACGGCAGCACCGACGTGCTGGCCCGGCCGCTGGCGAACGGCGACCGCGCGGTGGCCGTGCTCAACCGCACCGGCAGCGCCCGGTCGATCAGCACCGCGCTGGCCTCGGTCGGCCTGCCCGGCTGCACGGTGAGCGCCAAGAACCTCTGGACCGGCGCGAGTTCGACCACCAGCTCGAACCTCACCGCCACCGTGCCCGCGCACGGCACCGCGATCTGGCGGCTCACCCCGCAGGGCTGCGCGGCTCCCGTGCCGACCGGGCAGCTGACCGGCAACGGCGCCAAGTGCGTGGACGACTCCAACAGTTCGACGACCAACGGCAACCCGGTGATCCTCTACGGCTGCACCGGCAACGCGAACCAGCGCTGGACGCTGAACTCCGACGGCACCGTCCGCACCCTCGGCAACTGCCTCACGGCCGCCGGCGGCTCAGCGGGGGCCGCCGTCACCCTGAACGACTGCGGCGCGAGCGGCCAGCAGTGGACCGCGAACGGCGACGGCACCCTGACGGCCGCCGGCTCCGGCCTCTGCCTGGACGTCACCGGCGGCGGCACGGCGGACGGTACCGAGCTGGACGTCTGGACGTGCGGCGACCACCAGGCGAACCAGGCCTGGTCACTGCCCGTCTGA
- a CDS encoding nitroreductase family deazaflavin-dependent oxidoreductase: MSITTPHATRYLHPGRWTALANRAMAALSRAGLSIRGSRLLAVRGRSSGEWRTTPVNLLAHDGARYLVAPRGHTQWVRNLRAAGTGELRLGRRAEAFRATELPDAEKPEVLRAYLRRWQFEVGAFFDGVDADATDRTLLRIAPGYPVFRVTAI, encoded by the coding sequence ATGTCCATCACCACCCCGCACGCCACCCGCTACCTGCACCCCGGCCGGTGGACCGCCCTCGCCAACCGCGCGATGGCCGCGCTCAGCCGGGCCGGGCTCAGCATCCGGGGCTCACGGCTGCTCGCCGTGCGCGGCCGCAGCAGCGGCGAGTGGCGCACCACCCCGGTCAACCTGCTGGCCCACGACGGCGCCCGCTACCTGGTCGCGCCGCGCGGCCACACCCAGTGGGTGCGCAACCTGCGCGCGGCAGGTACCGGCGAACTGCGGCTCGGTCGGCGGGCGGAGGCCTTCCGGGCCACCGAACTGCCGGACGCCGAGAAGCCCGAGGTGCTGCGCGCCTACCTGCGGCGGTGGCAGTTCGAGGTCGGCGCCTTCTTCGACGGCGTCGACGCCGACGCCACGGACCGGACCCTGCTGCGGATCGCGCCCGGCTACCCGGTGTTCCGAGTCACCGCGATCTGA
- the pip gene encoding prolyl aminopeptidase, producing the protein MYQPSPLPEPHAQGLLDVGDGNRIAWETRGNPDGKPVLCVHGGPGGGGRRGGKVFDPEVFRVVQYDQRNCGLSLPHASDPAVSLEHNTTDHLIADMERLREHLGIERWLLYGASWGTALSLAYAERHPERVSEIVLISVFNGRPEETDWLYHGVGRLLPGPWAAFRDAVPEADRGGNLIAAYDRLLNSPDEAVRWKAARDWCAWEDAVIAHETNGSPGIYSARPDDALQALARLCAHYFANDSWFEDGQLLRDAHRLAGIPGVLLHGRLDLGLPLKTAWELAQAWPDAELTVIEDSGHTGSPGLRAATLKALTRFSGTRGA; encoded by the coding sequence ATGTACCAGCCGTCCCCACTGCCCGAACCGCACGCGCAGGGCCTGCTCGACGTCGGTGACGGCAACCGGATCGCCTGGGAGACCCGCGGCAACCCCGACGGAAAGCCCGTGCTGTGCGTCCACGGCGGCCCCGGCGGCGGCGGACGGCGCGGCGGCAAGGTGTTCGACCCCGAGGTCTTCCGGGTCGTCCAGTACGACCAGCGCAACTGCGGCCTGAGCCTGCCGCACGCGTCCGACCCGGCCGTCAGCCTCGAACACAACACCACCGACCACCTGATCGCCGACATGGAGCGCCTGCGCGAGCACCTGGGCATCGAGCGCTGGCTCCTCTACGGCGCCTCCTGGGGCACCGCGCTGAGTCTCGCCTACGCCGAGCGCCACCCCGAGCGGGTCTCCGAGATCGTCCTCATCAGCGTCTTCAACGGGCGCCCCGAGGAGACCGACTGGCTCTACCACGGCGTCGGCCGGCTGCTGCCCGGCCCCTGGGCCGCGTTCCGGGACGCGGTGCCGGAGGCGGACCGGGGCGGCAATCTCATCGCGGCGTACGACCGGCTGCTCAACAGCCCGGACGAGGCGGTCCGGTGGAAGGCGGCTCGGGACTGGTGCGCGTGGGAGGACGCCGTCATCGCCCATGAGACGAACGGCAGTCCGGGCATCTACAGCGCCCGGCCCGACGACGCGCTGCAGGCCCTCGCCCGGCTCTGCGCCCACTACTTCGCGAACGACTCCTGGTTCGAGGACGGGCAGCTGCTGCGCGACGCACACCGGCTGGCCGGCATCCCGGGGGTGCTGCTGCACGGCCGGCTCGACCTGGGCCTGCCGCTGAAGACCGCGTGGGAGCTGGCCCAGGCCTGGCCGGACGCGGAGCTGACCGTGATCGAGGACTCGGGCCACACCGGCAGCCCCGGCCTGCGGGCCGCCACGCTGAAGGCGCTCACCAGGTTCAGCGGGACACGCGGCGCGTAG
- a CDS encoding TetR/AcrR family transcriptional regulator produces MAAIRGARERARAELTNEIKREARAQLARDGAQQLSLRAVARALGMASSALYRYFPSRDDLLTALIVDAYTDLAETVERAVATARPALPAPAAPSAPAAPSGPSAPSGGADDDSRLEQALLARVRWRACCAAVRGWAREHPHEYALIYGTPVPGYHAPAETIASAARIPLALLGVVRTAAPRLDAVPGRPQAPELSAQTARLVAQYAPELPQAVVALALIAWTQLFGMVSFELFGHLAGTVQPNDAFFAYAIEQMADLLGLPAVD; encoded by the coding sequence ATGGCAGCGATTCGAGGGGCCCGGGAGCGGGCGCGGGCGGAGCTCACCAACGAGATCAAGCGGGAGGCGCGCGCCCAGCTGGCGCGGGACGGCGCCCAGCAGCTCTCGCTGCGGGCCGTCGCGCGGGCACTCGGCATGGCCTCCTCGGCGCTGTACCGGTACTTCCCCAGCCGCGACGACCTGCTCACCGCGCTGATCGTGGACGCGTACACCGACCTGGCCGAGACGGTCGAGCGCGCGGTGGCGACCGCCCGGCCCGCACTGCCCGCACCGGCGGCCCCGTCCGCACCGGCAGCCCCGTCCGGACCGTCCGCACCGTCCGGCGGTGCCGACGACGACTCCCGGCTGGAGCAGGCGCTGCTCGCCCGGGTCCGCTGGCGGGCGTGCTGTGCGGCGGTGCGCGGTTGGGCCAGGGAGCACCCGCACGAGTACGCGCTGATCTACGGCACTCCGGTGCCCGGGTACCACGCCCCGGCCGAGACCATCGCCTCGGCCGCCCGGATCCCGCTCGCCCTGCTCGGCGTGGTCCGCACCGCCGCGCCGCGGCTGGACGCCGTCCCGGGCCGCCCGCAGGCGCCGGAGCTGTCCGCGCAGACCGCGCGGCTGGTCGCCCAGTACGCCCCGGAGCTGCCGCAGGCCGTGGTGGCCCTGGCGCTGATCGCCTGGACCCAGCTCTTCGGCATGGTCAGCTTCGAGCTCTTCGGCCACCTGGCCGGCACGGTCCAGCCGAACGACGCCTTCTTCGCCTACGCCATCGAGCAGATGGCCGACCTGCTGGGCCTGCCGGCCGTCGACTGA